Proteins encoded in a region of the Cardiocondyla obscurior isolate alpha-2009 unplaced genomic scaffold, Cobs3.1 scaffold33_214576_698314, whole genome shotgun sequence genome:
- the LOC139112644 gene encoding uncharacterized protein has product MAYPDRVESRNLRSIKKSRARRNRKIRELRKLVQSFFVQFLFAAAPREVTPEPSKVRSERSWSPLPIVPPNSPSNSEDIESEKNTPAQTPSPSRSRSTSSPQPEPELFRPTTPSYTPDVSLNSSGPSPRVAPRASSSPTRSPTPYPGEPEEVDSFAEDETISWHEPDSPEHSPSPAPSVEFLEKQEEPREVVDPLLEFLRSTCTPWTEPVPERAYTIGPDFFDPEEIRREARRATPDHNILIYYPGVEHPFLAPIRLIDRVFPRSTARITEIVEIDLE; this is encoded by the exons ATGGCCTATCCGGACAGAG tggaatcaagaaaTCTTCGATCCATCaagaaaagccgcgcccgaAGAAATCGTAAAATACGTGAATTGCGAAAACTGGTTCAAAGTTTCTTTGTCCAgttcttattcgcggcagcgccaaGGGAGGTCACACCGGAACCTTCGAAAGTCAGATCAGAGCGGTCGTGGTCTCCTCTGCCCATCGTACCTCCCAACTCACCGAGTAACAGCGAAGACATTGAGTCAGAGAAGAATACTCCGGCGCAAacaccatcgccgtcgcgttCGAGGTCGACTTCATCGCCTcaacctgagccggagctgttccgccctACCACTCCGTCCTATACTCCAGACGTTTCCTTGAATTCCTCCGGACCTTCTCCTAGAGTTGCTCCTAGAGCATCCTCCTCTCCCACCCGGTCACCGACTCCTtatcctggggaacccgaggaggtcgactcctttGCCGAGGACGAAACCATCTCCTGgcatgagcctgacagcccggaacattccccttcccccgccccgagcGTAGAGTTCCTGGAGAagcaagaggaaccgagagaagtcgtagaccctctcctcgaattcctccggagcacctgcactccgtggacggaacccgtcccggaaagggcctataCAATAGGCCCTGACTTctttgatcctgaggagatcaggagggaAGCCAGAAGAGCGACTCCTGATCATAACattctcatttattatcccggggtggaacatcccttcctggctccgatcaggttgatcgacaggGTATTTCCGAGGTCGACGGCCCGGATAACAGAAATCGTAGAGATAGATTTAGAGTAA